In one window of Ruminococcus hominis DNA:
- a CDS encoding ECF transporter S component, with protein MKRFSAKKITIAALSIALVCISTAIIHIPIPLGYMHLGNICILLCSYLFPWDIGLLAGGVGSALSDLLTGYPQWVLPTLIIKGIMGYAGSKVTHAGKTPARMLSARTFIGAVVSIVIMIAGYTIAGGIMYGSVATGLAQVPGLTTEGIIGIIGFYVLGFVMEKCHASKFISEGV; from the coding sequence ATGAAAAGATTTTCAGCAAAAAAAATTACAATTGCAGCCTTATCAATTGCGCTTGTCTGCATATCAACAGCAATCATTCATATTCCGATTCCGCTTGGTTATATGCATTTAGGAAATATTTGTATTCTTCTGTGTTCGTATTTATTCCCTTGGGATATCGGGCTTTTAGCCGGCGGTGTTGGTTCTGCATTGTCAGATTTATTGACAGGATATCCGCAGTGGGTATTGCCTACTTTGATTATTAAGGGTATTATGGGATATGCAGGTTCAAAAGTTACACATGCAGGGAAAACACCTGCACGTATGCTGTCAGCTAGAACATTTATCGGAGCAGTGGTTTCTATCGTAATTATGATTGCAGGATATACAATTGCCGGTGGAATCATGTATGGAAGTGTTGCGACAGGACTTGCACAGGTACCTGGACTGACAACAGAAGGAATTATTGGAATTATTGGATTCTATGTTCTGGGATTTGTTATGGAAAAGTGCCATGCTTCAAAATTTATCTCAGAAGGAGTATAA
- a CDS encoding TIGR04100 family radical SAM protein encodes MRKSMTILYKVHNNLYVNLTNRCSCACTFCLRQTRDHMEESDSLWLEHEPTVEEVKEEFKKFDMTKFDEVVFCGFGEPTERLDALLEVAKFVKETYQKPIRVNTNGQASLINKRDTAPEFKGLVDTISISLNTPNEQKYNELVRSIFGDKAYRGMLDFVKEVKQYVPHVVLSTVDTTLTKEEEAQCAKICEDLGVTYRIRPWED; translated from the coding sequence ATGAGAAAATCAATGACAATCTTATATAAAGTGCATAACAACTTGTATGTAAACCTGACAAATCGTTGCTCTTGCGCCTGTACATTTTGTTTGAGACAGACAAGAGATCACATGGAAGAGTCCGATTCACTTTGGCTTGAACATGAACCAACAGTAGAAGAAGTAAAAGAAGAGTTTAAAAAATTCGATATGACAAAGTTTGACGAAGTTGTATTTTGCGGATTTGGAGAGCCTACAGAAAGATTAGATGCGTTGCTTGAAGTTGCAAAATTCGTAAAAGAGACATATCAGAAACCAATTCGTGTGAATACAAACGGACAGGCAAGTCTGATCAATAAACGTGATACAGCACCAGAATTTAAAGGCTTGGTAGATACAATTTCAATCAGCTTAAATACACCAAATGAGCAGAAATACAATGAATTGGTCCGCAGCATTTTTGGAGATAAAGCGTATCGTGGAATGCTCGATTTTGTAAAAGAAGTAAAACAGTATGTACCACATGTTGTATTGTCAACAGTCGATACAACATTGACAAAAGAAGAAGAAGCACAGTGTGCGAAGATTTGTGAAGATCTTGGAGTAACATACCGAATCCGACCTTGGGAGGATTGA
- a CDS encoding DUF2325 domain-containing protein — MSIVIVGGHDRMVAQYKKICKSYKCKVKVFTHMKADFDKQIGCPDLLVLFTNTVSHKMVKTALDEIDSSKTDVVRSHTSSQNALTEILKSCCA, encoded by the coding sequence ATGAGCATAGTAATTGTCGGAGGGCATGACAGAATGGTAGCCCAGTATAAGAAAATATGTAAATCCTACAAATGCAAGGTAAAAGTATTTACACACATGAAGGCGGATTTTGATAAACAGATTGGATGTCCAGATCTTCTTGTATTATTTACAAACACAGTGTCACATAAGATGGTAAAAACAGCTTTGGATGAAATTGACAGTTCAAAAACAGATGTTGTGCGTTCACATACAAGTAGCCAGAATGCATTGACAGAAATTTTGAAATCTTGCTGTGCATAA
- a CDS encoding flavodoxin, with protein MSKTAVVFWSGTGNTEEMANAVLEGMKENGADASIYSADAFQAGDVEGYDAIAFGCPAMGAEVLEEDEFQPLFDECKLALAGKKVALFGSYGWGDGEWMRNWEDDCREAGIELACDSVVCNDAPDEDAITACKELGAALA; from the coding sequence ATGAGTAAAACAGCAGTCGTATTTTGGAGTGGAACAGGAAATACAGAGGAAATGGCAAATGCAGTTCTGGAAGGAATGAAAGAAAATGGAGCAGATGCTTCTATCTATTCAGCAGATGCATTTCAGGCAGGAGATGTAGAGGGTTACGATGCAATTGCCTTTGGATGCCCGGCAATGGGTGCAGAAGTTTTGGAGGAAGATGAATTCCAGCCACTGTTTGACGAGTGCAAATTGGCACTGGCAGGAAAGAAGGTTGCACTGTTCGGTTCTTATGGATGGGGCGATGGAGAATGGATGAGAAACTGGGAAGACGATTGCAGGGAGGCAGGAATAGAACTTGCCTGCGACAGTGTTGTATGCAATGATGCACCTGATGAGGATGCAATTACAGCTTGCAAGGAGTTGGGAGCGGCACTTGCATAA
- a CDS encoding DUF3793 family protein: protein MKKRNMGNTAKGLEQCLIMHCAPTLASLKTANLFTCKYTCIQSLEMSIMYWEKEMKEKGLSLFILQKQENRALIYVCRMKKLQQDLEKPGVMNLLRKYGYQDTDPHHAISHLIERLEENGTFPHEIGLFLGYPLDDVIGFIVNKGKNCHCIGCWKVYCNKEEAERTFCKYKKCTDVYNRLWRNGRSIQKLTVA from the coding sequence ATGAAGAAACGTAATATGGGAAACACTGCAAAAGGGCTGGAGCAGTGCTTGATCATGCATTGTGCCCCTACACTGGCATCTCTTAAAACCGCAAATTTATTTACATGCAAATATACATGTATACAATCACTTGAAATGAGTATAATGTATTGGGAAAAAGAGATGAAAGAAAAAGGATTAAGTCTGTTTATATTACAAAAACAAGAAAACAGGGCGTTGATTTATGTCTGCCGCATGAAAAAGTTGCAACAAGATCTGGAAAAACCAGGAGTGATGAACTTGCTTCGAAAATATGGATATCAGGATACGGATCCGCATCATGCTATTTCTCATTTGATTGAACGTTTAGAAGAAAACGGAACATTCCCACATGAAATCGGATTGTTCCTGGGATATCCATTGGATGATGTGATCGGCTTTATTGTTAATAAAGGAAAGAATTGTCATTGCATTGGATGCTGGAAGGTTTATTGCAATAAAGAAGAAGCAGAAAGAACATTTTGCAAATATAAAAAATGTACAGATGTATATAACCGGCTTTGGAGAAATGGAAGAAGCATACAGAAGCTCACAGTGGCTTAA
- a CDS encoding DUF6110 family protein has translation MSNYLKCLKKVNGKSTGIFAAGVLFGTAGIKVLASKDAKKLYTNCTAAILRAKSCVMKTATTIQENAEDIYAEAQQINEERAAAEEVVTDVEEADVEEADANETDVEESFKETETEEA, from the coding sequence ATGTCAAATTATTTGAAATGTTTAAAGAAAGTAAATGGTAAATCAACAGGAATTTTTGCAGCAGGTGTGTTATTCGGAACAGCAGGTATCAAGGTACTTGCAAGTAAGGATGCGAAAAAGCTTTACACAAACTGTACAGCAGCGATTCTTCGTGCAAAGTCTTGTGTGATGAAAACAGCCACAACAATTCAGGAAAATGCAGAAGACATTTATGCAGAAGCACAGCAGATCAATGAAGAACGTGCAGCAGCAGAAGAAGTTGTGACAGATGTAGAAGAGGCAGATGTAGAAGAGGCAGATGCCAACGAAACAGATGTTGAAGAAAGCTTTAAAGAAACAGAAACCGAAGAAGCATAA
- a CDS encoding heavy metal translocating P-type ATPase, producing the protein MKFKIKHDIQGRLRVQFVQSRMTFEQADEIQYYMEQNMQITSVKVQERTQCVTICYKGDRESVIESLKAFHYGEVTLPETYLKNSGRELNSEYWEKLVTSVVLHYGNKLFLPFPVRAVLTTAKSVKYIWHGICTLAKGKIEVPVLDATSIGVSIFRQDFGTAGSIMFLLGIGEILEEWTHKKSVDDLARSMSLHISKVWLVTEDQEVLVSTSDIKAGDLVRVHMGNVIPFDGTIVSGEGMVNQASMTGESVPVAKTTDASVFAGTVLEEGELTIRVKQSNGNSKFDQIVSMIEESEKLKSSLEGKAEHLADKLVPYTLLGTGITYLCTKNVTKALSVLMVDFSCALKLAMPISVLSAIKEASTYNITVKGGKYLEAMSEADTIVFDKTGTLTKAQPTVVDVVSFNDMGSDELLRIAACLEEHFPHSMAKAVVTAAKEKNLVHEELHSKVEYVVAHGISSTIEGKSVIIGSSHFVFEDEKCTIPEGKEKLYEQLPGECSHLYMAINRKLAAVVCVEDPLREEAQRVIAELKSKGIKVVMMTGDSDRTAKVIASKVGVDEYFSEVLPEDKASFIEKEKADGRKVIMIGDGINDSPALSASDIGIAISDGAEIAREIADVTIGADNLEEIVVLKNLSDRLMERIHNNYRSIVGINTCLIAGGVMGIFPPTTSALLHNTSTLLISLQSMKDLLDK; encoded by the coding sequence ATGAAGTTTAAAATTAAACATGATATACAAGGAAGATTACGTGTGCAGTTTGTTCAGAGTCGAATGACCTTTGAGCAGGCAGACGAAATACAATATTATATGGAACAAAATATGCAGATTACATCTGTGAAAGTGCAGGAACGTACGCAATGTGTAACAATTTGCTATAAAGGAGACAGAGAAAGCGTAATTGAAAGCCTGAAAGCATTTCACTATGGAGAGGTGACACTTCCGGAAACCTATCTGAAAAATTCAGGACGAGAATTGAACAGCGAGTACTGGGAGAAACTGGTTACTTCGGTAGTGCTTCATTATGGAAATAAACTATTTCTGCCGTTTCCGGTTCGTGCAGTGCTTACAACTGCAAAATCAGTGAAATACATATGGCATGGAATCTGTACACTTGCAAAAGGTAAAATTGAAGTTCCGGTGTTAGATGCAACATCTATCGGAGTTTCTATTTTCAGACAAGATTTCGGCACTGCAGGTTCCATTATGTTCTTGCTTGGAATTGGTGAAATACTGGAAGAGTGGACACATAAAAAATCAGTCGACGATCTTGCACGCAGCATGTCTTTACATATCAGTAAAGTATGGCTTGTAACTGAAGACCAGGAAGTGCTTGTTTCAACTTCGGATATCAAAGCAGGAGATTTGGTAAGAGTACATATGGGAAATGTAATTCCTTTTGATGGAACAATCGTTTCCGGAGAAGGAATGGTAAATCAGGCTTCCATGACAGGAGAATCCGTTCCGGTTGCGAAGACGACGGATGCAAGTGTCTTTGCAGGAACCGTATTGGAAGAAGGAGAACTTACGATCCGAGTAAAACAAAGCAATGGAAACAGCAAATTTGACCAGATTGTTTCCATGATTGAAGAGTCAGAAAAGCTGAAATCTTCTCTGGAAGGAAAAGCAGAGCATCTTGCAGACAAGCTTGTCCCATATACACTTCTTGGAACAGGAATTACGTATTTGTGTACGAAAAATGTAACAAAGGCATTATCTGTATTGATGGTAGATTTTTCGTGCGCATTGAAACTTGCAATGCCGATTTCCGTATTGTCAGCGATTAAAGAAGCAAGTACCTACAATATTACTGTAAAAGGTGGAAAATATCTTGAGGCAATGTCAGAAGCAGATACGATTGTATTTGATAAAACAGGAACATTGACAAAAGCACAGCCTACAGTAGTAGATGTCGTATCATTTAATGATATGGGCAGTGATGAACTTCTAAGAATTGCAGCATGTCTGGAGGAACATTTCCCACATTCCATGGCGAAAGCAGTTGTAACAGCGGCAAAAGAGAAAAATCTGGTACATGAAGAGCTACATTCCAAAGTAGAATATGTTGTTGCTCATGGCATTTCGTCGACAATTGAAGGGAAATCCGTTATCATCGGAAGCTCACATTTTGTGTTTGAAGATGAAAAATGTACCATTCCGGAAGGAAAAGAGAAGCTCTATGAACAGCTCCCAGGAGAATGCTCACACTTATATATGGCAATTAACCGTAAACTGGCCGCAGTTGTCTGTGTCGAAGACCCACTTCGTGAAGAGGCACAAAGAGTGATTGCCGAACTTAAGAGTAAGGGAATCAAGGTCGTTATGATGACAGGTGACAGTGACCGCACAGCGAAAGTGATTGCTTCAAAAGTAGGTGTGGATGAGTATTTCTCAGAGGTGTTGCCGGAGGATAAGGCAAGCTTTATAGAGAAAGAAAAGGCTGATGGAAGAAAAGTCATTATGATTGGTGATGGAATTAATGATTCGCCGGCACTATCAGCTTCCGATATTGGAATTGCAATCAGTGACGGAGCAGAGATCGCGAGAGAAATTGCAGATGTTACGATTGGCGCAGATAATCTGGAAGAAATTGTTGTTCTGAAAAATCTAAGCGACAGACTAATGGAGCGAATCCATAATAATTACCGTTCCATTGTCGGAATCAATACTTGCCTGATAGCAGGTGGAGTAATGGGAATCTTCCCGCCTACAACATCTGCATTATTGCATAACACATCGACCTTATTGATCAGTTTGCAAAGTATGAAAGATTTGCTGGATAAATAG
- a CDS encoding pyridoxamine kinase, whose product MTSHNHQKKIAVINDISGFGRCSIAVSLPIISMLKVQCCPLPTSIFSNHTGFPSFFFEDFTKNMEPYMEEWKKLDLKFNGISTGFLGSAEQIRIVQEFISEFKSKDTLVIVDPVMGDYGKTYSTYTEEMCQRMKQLACKADILTPNLTEACILTDTPYKEDWKVAEVIELAEKLSEQGPEKVVITGVSQKSYICNFCYEKGTEPSIVKTQKVGTQRSGTGDIFSAIISADAVNGVNFHDSVKRASLFIKKCILRSIELDIPVTDGVCFEEVLHTLNRKR is encoded by the coding sequence ATGACATCACACAATCATCAAAAGAAAATAGCTGTTATAAATGATATTTCTGGGTTTGGACGCTGCTCAATTGCAGTGTCCCTGCCCATTATTTCAATGTTAAAGGTACAGTGCTGCCCATTGCCAACATCTATTTTTTCTAATCATACGGGTTTTCCATCATTCTTTTTTGAAGATTTTACAAAAAATATGGAGCCTTATATGGAAGAATGGAAAAAGTTGGATTTGAAATTCAATGGAATCAGCACTGGATTTTTGGGTTCAGCGGAACAAATACGAATCGTGCAGGAATTTATTTCTGAATTTAAATCAAAAGATACATTAGTTATCGTAGATCCGGTTATGGGAGATTATGGAAAAACGTATTCAACATATACAGAGGAAATGTGTCAACGTATGAAGCAGCTGGCGTGCAAGGCTGATATTTTAACTCCAAACCTGACAGAAGCATGTATTTTGACGGATACGCCATATAAAGAAGACTGGAAAGTTGCGGAGGTAATTGAATTGGCAGAAAAACTTTCCGAACAAGGGCCGGAAAAAGTTGTTATAACCGGAGTATCTCAGAAGAGTTATATTTGCAATTTCTGCTATGAAAAAGGAACGGAGCCATCTATCGTTAAGACTCAGAAGGTTGGAACACAGCGTTCCGGAACAGGAGATATTTTCTCTGCAATCATTTCAGCAGACGCTGTCAATGGAGTAAATTTTCATGATTCTGTAAAAAGAGCATCTTTATTTATTAAAAAATGTATTTTACGCTCAATAGAACTGGATATTCCTGTAACAGACGGTGTATGCTTTGAAGAGGTACTACACACATTGAACAGAAAAAGATAA
- a CDS encoding YhgE/Pip domain-containing protein, protein MRNILEIFKRDIVRIKTNVIALLVILGITIVPPLYAWFNIAASWDPYGNTSSLKVAVASVDEGYEGDLIPLNINIGDNVLSALRENTQLDWVFTTKDKATKGVKSGKYYAAVIIPENFSKDMMSIFSSDIENPKITYYYNAKENAIAPKITDKGASAIQKQVNSVFIETISETALVALQSVSDMADESGADVILNNLLNNLSAISNDLTAASGTIQSFSNLTGSAKNMLDTTSEFLTESKTHSDSSLASLKNTKNSFSDVKTSISGATDGINAAISGSQSFYTQLSSIIDDAFASQSGSAETLANTLNGLGDKITPIINGYQTLSQAFSDLKNTLPDELPSGIADELDSIIRRLNSAVATQQNLQNKLYQSAQDIQNSPANIAAAKAELDQLIQTSSNSLVSIKNDYENNVENSLNTLFDSLGTTSSTISTLFTQLDTTADNIHKLSGSASSDLAKIQTTLSDTSALIDKTSKRMNTTIDQLKKIKSSGDYKQLQQILSGNSETIASFLSSPVTLKTHEIYPVANYGSAMAPFYSVLSIWVGGIVLVAILKVTVSASSTAGLKNLKPYQVYLGRYPIFLIVGLLQTTLICLGDLYYLQIQCEHPFLFLLAGWFSSIVYVNIIYTLTVSFGDIGKAICVILLVVQVAGSGGTFPIETAPPFFRAVYPLLPFVHSMTAMRECVAGMYGSAYWVQMGILGIFLIISLFFGLVLRNPIIKLNDAFMEKLESTHLI, encoded by the coding sequence ATGAGAAATATCCTGGAAATTTTTAAACGTGACATCGTGCGGATTAAAACAAATGTAATCGCATTGCTGGTCATCCTCGGAATCACGATTGTTCCGCCACTTTATGCATGGTTTAATATTGCTGCAAGCTGGGACCCTTATGGTAATACAAGTAGCTTAAAGGTTGCTGTTGCAAGCGTGGACGAGGGATATGAAGGGGATTTGATTCCTCTGAATATCAACATTGGTGACAATGTTCTTTCTGCTCTTCGTGAAAATACGCAATTAGACTGGGTGTTTACTACAAAGGATAAAGCAACGAAGGGTGTAAAATCCGGAAAGTACTATGCCGCTGTTATCATTCCTGAAAATTTCAGTAAAGATATGATGAGCATTTTCTCAAGTGATATCGAAAACCCAAAAATCACTTACTATTATAATGCGAAGGAAAATGCGATTGCACCGAAGATTACCGACAAGGGAGCGAGTGCAATCCAAAAACAGGTTAATTCTGTATTTATAGAAACGATATCCGAAACTGCACTTGTAGCACTTCAGTCTGTATCTGATATGGCAGATGAAAGTGGAGCTGATGTGATTCTTAATAACCTTTTAAATAACCTGAGCGCTATTTCAAATGATTTGACTGCTGCGTCCGGTACAATCCAGTCCTTTTCAAACCTGACCGGTTCTGCCAAGAATATGCTGGACACAACCTCAGAATTTTTAACTGAGTCAAAAACGCATTCGGACAGCAGCTTAGCTTCTTTGAAAAATACGAAAAATTCATTTTCCGACGTAAAAACATCTATCAGTGGCGCAACCGATGGAATTAACGCAGCAATTTCCGGAAGCCAGAGCTTTTACACACAGCTCTCTTCCATTATTGACGATGCGTTTGCATCACAATCAGGAAGTGCAGAAACGCTTGCTAATACGTTAAATGGCCTGGGGGATAAGATTACTCCGATCATCAATGGGTATCAGACACTTAGCCAGGCATTCTCTGATTTGAAAAATACGCTTCCTGATGAACTACCGAGTGGTATTGCAGACGAACTAGATTCTATTATCCGTCGTTTGAACAGTGCTGTTGCAACTCAGCAAAATTTGCAGAACAAGTTATACCAGTCTGCACAGGATATACAGAATTCGCCTGCTAACATTGCCGCCGCAAAGGCTGAGCTTGATCAACTGATCCAAACAAGCAGCAACAGCCTTGTTTCCATAAAAAATGACTACGAAAATAATGTGGAAAATAGTTTGAATACTCTGTTTGATTCTCTTGGAACGACAAGCTCAACCATTTCTACTTTATTTACACAATTGGATACAACAGCGGACAATATCCATAAGCTGTCAGGTTCTGCCTCTTCTGATCTTGCAAAGATTCAGACTACATTGTCAGACACCTCAGCACTGATTGACAAGACGTCAAAAAGGATGAACACAACGATTGACCAGTTGAAGAAAATCAAAAGCAGCGGGGATTACAAACAGCTACAGCAGATTTTATCTGGAAACAGTGAAACAATTGCCAGCTTTTTATCTTCTCCTGTTACATTAAAAACACATGAAATTTATCCTGTGGCAAATTATGGTTCAGCAATGGCACCATTCTATTCTGTCCTCTCCATCTGGGTAGGAGGTATTGTACTGGTTGCCATCTTAAAAGTAACGGTTTCGGCTTCTTCGACCGCCGGACTCAAAAACCTAAAACCATATCAGGTTTATCTTGGCCGCTATCCGATTTTCCTGATTGTAGGACTTTTACAAACTACCTTAATCTGCCTTGGTGATTTGTATTATTTACAGATTCAATGTGAGCATCCGTTTTTATTTTTACTTGCAGGATGGTTTAGCAGTATCGTATATGTAAATATCATTTACACGCTGACCGTCTCCTTCGGAGACATCGGCAAAGCAATCTGCGTGATTTTACTCGTAGTACAGGTTGCAGGTTCCGGTGGAACCTTCCCGATTGAGACTGCTCCTCCATTCTTTAGGGCTGTATATCCATTGCTGCCATTTGTACACAGTATGACTGCTATGCGCGAATGCGTCGCCGGAATGTATGGTTCAGCTTATTGGGTACAAATGGGAATTTTAGGAATTTTCCTGATTATTTCTTTGTTCTTTGGATTGGTATTGAGAAATCCGATCATCAAGTTAAATGATGCTTTTATGGAGAAATTGGAAAGTACACATTTGATTTAA
- a CDS encoding YhgE/Pip domain-containing protein, producing the protein MKTTLQIFKRDCKRLLRNPVAMLVVIGVCILPSLYAWFNIAANMDPYSNTKGIKVAIASNDAGACSDKISLNAGSSLIEQLEKIILLDGLS; encoded by the coding sequence ATGAAGACAACACTTCAAATATTCAAACGTGACTGCAAGCGTTTGCTTCGCAATCCTGTTGCCATGCTTGTTGTGATCGGCGTCTGTATTCTGCCATCGCTTTACGCCTGGTTCAACATTGCTGCTAACATGGATCCATACAGCAATACAAAAGGAATTAAAGTAGCAATTGCCAGCAATGATGCCGGAGCTTGCTCCGATAAGATTTCCCTCAATGCAGGTTCTTCGCTTATTGAACAATTAGAAAAAATAATTCTCTTGGATGGACTTTCGTAG
- a CDS encoding YhgE/Pip domain-containing protein, giving the protein MIPEDFSESLLSIISGEPQNPVLDYYVNEKKNAIAPKITDTGAGTIQQEINDTFSNVAAETISNLIIKSVSKVSGNMSDMNTETLRSISDIQKNLDDYQTTLKNFQETVKSSSSIIADTQAALDSVNTAALSGAKTLSSASDILNTSRSAIGTFSSTFSQSLSDGDQLLSNIYGSASDKLGTIENDMLTINGNISNSIASVQNLIDLNNEVINDLKVMTSHISNEELVAALNSKIADLESQNAKLQELVNSLKAGNDNIATSLNGASTARTQLSTLVSQSKQSLRDYQNSMNQTLLPTLNQSLDTFSTLSGNLSATMNGISPSITQLKSILGQLDSSLKDSASVLDSTGTALQTVNDKLSSLTTDLKALQSSSAYQQFLSLKGIDADGISTFMSSPVTVDTEVLYDVKNYGSAMTPFYTNLALWVGGLILVSIFKQEVDFDEKIPNATATQCYFGRFLLFLSIGLIQSVIVCAGDIWLIKAQCNEPAAFIFAGMVCSVVYVSLIYAMALAFKHIGKALCVLLVILQIPGSSGTYPIEMMPAFFQNLHPLLPFSYGISAMREAIAGMYAHNYRRNLLIMLVFLGIAFLIGLGLRPLLMNLNYLFDRRLAVTDLMLCETSSTERNTQQVSMIYKAMLYNEVTRKELTDKAEKFERTYSRRIRRGFNCIFILAFVFLILMFSLESKLVFLILWIVSVVVLAFYLIIMEYIHDKTQKQLELAKLSEDELLKLLKKGNERS; this is encoded by the coding sequence GTGATTCCTGAAGATTTCAGCGAATCTCTTCTAAGTATCATCAGTGGCGAACCTCAGAACCCGGTTTTAGATTATTATGTAAATGAGAAGAAAAATGCGATTGCTCCAAAGATCACAGACACCGGAGCCGGTACGATTCAGCAGGAAATCAACGATACTTTTTCCAATGTTGCTGCTGAAACGATCTCGAATCTGATTATTAAATCTGTCTCGAAAGTATCCGGTAATATGAGTGATATGAATACGGAGACACTTCGCTCCATTTCTGATATTCAAAAGAATCTGGATGACTATCAGACTACTTTGAAGAATTTTCAGGAAACGGTAAAGAGCAGCTCTTCGATTATCGCAGACACGCAAGCCGCTTTGGATTCTGTCAATACAGCTGCTTTATCCGGTGCAAAAACACTTTCCAGTGCGTCTGATATATTAAATACCAGCCGCAGTGCAATTGGAACATTTTCTTCGACATTCTCTCAGAGCTTGTCCGATGGAGACCAATTGTTGAGCAATATTTACGGTTCTGCTTCTGACAAGCTTGGAACAATTGAAAATGATATGCTAACGATTAACGGGAATATAAGTAACAGTATTGCTTCTGTCCAGAATCTGATTGATTTGAATAATGAAGTAATTAACGATTTAAAAGTGATGACCTCTCATATTTCAAATGAAGAGCTTGTCGCAGCTTTAAATAGTAAGATTGCTGATTTGGAAAGTCAAAATGCTAAATTGCAGGAACTTGTCAATTCTTTAAAAGCCGGAAATGACAATATAGCAACCTCTTTAAATGGTGCTTCTACTGCACGTACACAATTAAGCACACTTGTATCGCAGAGTAAACAGTCCTTGAGGGATTACCAGAACTCTATGAATCAGACATTGTTGCCGACTTTAAATCAGTCACTGGATACATTTTCTACATTAAGTGGAAATCTTTCCGCCACAATGAATGGAATTTCTCCTTCTATTACTCAGTTGAAATCCATCCTTGGACAGCTCGACAGCAGCTTAAAAGACAGTGCTTCTGTTCTTGACTCGACCGGCACTGCACTTCAGACAGTAAATGATAAGCTTTCCAGCCTCACAACGGATTTAAAAGCCTTGCAAAGCTCCAGTGCATATCAGCAGTTTCTTTCTCTAAAAGGAATTGATGCAGATGGTATTTCAACTTTTATGTCATCACCGGTAACTGTTGATACAGAAGTACTCTACGATGTAAAGAATTATGGTTCTGCCATGACGCCATTTTACACAAATCTGGCTCTTTGGGTAGGTGGACTGATTCTGGTTTCTATTTTCAAACAAGAGGTAGATTTTGATGAAAAAATTCCAAATGCAACTGCAACTCAGTGTTATTTTGGCCGTTTTCTTCTATTTCTGAGCATCGGACTTATTCAGAGTGTCATCGTATGTGCCGGTGATATCTGGCTTATTAAAGCCCAATGCAATGAACCTGCCGCTTTTATTTTTGCCGGAATGGTATGCTCCGTTGTTTATGTCAGTCTGATTTATGCAATGGCACTTGCATTTAAACACATTGGTAAGGCATTGTGCGTGCTTCTGGTTATTTTGCAGATTCCAGGATCATCTGGTACTTATCCAATTGAGATGATGCCAGCTTTCTTCCAGAATCTTCATCCACTCCTTCCATTTTCGTATGGAATCAGTGCAATGCGTGAAGCTATTGCTGGAATGTATGCTCACAACTATCGTAGAAATTTATTGATCATGCTTGTATTCCTTGGAATCGCATTTCTCATCGGTCTTGGACTTCGTCCTCTGCTGATGAACCTAAATTACCTGTTTGACCGCAGACTTGCTGTTACAGATTTGATGTTGTGTGAGACTTCCAGTACAGAACGAAACACTCAGCAAGTATCTATGATTTATAAAGCAATGCTCTACAATGAAGTTACACGCAAGGAATTGACCGATAAGGCGGAAAAATTTGAACGCACTTATTCGAGACGAATCCGTCGTGGATTCAATTGCATTTTTATACTTGCTTTTGTTTTTCTGATTCTGATGTTCAGTTTGGAATCTAAGCTTGTATTTTTAATTTTGTGGATTGTTTCCGTAGTTGTATTGGCATTTTACTTGATTATTATGGAATACATCCACGACAAAACACAGAAGCAATTAGAACTTGCCAAGTTATCTGAAGATGAATTATTAAAACTTTTGAAGAAAGGAAATGAACGATCATGA